TTGAATGTTGCAAAACGCTATAGATGTGTGTGGTATAAATGTTGCAACAGTTggtttttgatgtttcatctattgatttttcatgttgcaacttTTGTGTTTTAGTGTTTCACCGTGCTCAAGCTCAACCTATCATATGGTTgggaaatgttgcatgaaacgcATGTTCGATGTTGCGGCAGGAATTTCTTTCCTTCAGAATACGATGTTAACATCGCACTATatttttcgcatattttttcaatgttgcaatcTTATGTTTTCTATGTTGCAGATATTTATgttggatgttgcaacggagcGTCCGATGGGTAATTCcccatcggacgtccgggcgctagcagcaccgttaaaaataacatgaggtaatccccttcattaaaaatataccccaaggtacatcaatatatgattctaaattatttattttcttgcatTGTTGGTATAGTCGTATAGagaataataattaaggtataaaCTCATGATGTGTTCACCATTTATAAACACATAGAGGATGTgctgagaatatagatttcaatgttaaaattatagctcaaattttggatctattaaaaaattcaagcatactgcaatgcaaagtgaaaaaggAAAGACTAACAAGTGGATAAAACATTACAATAATTATTAATTTTTGTATTAGAATATTTAGTAAATGAAAGAGAGTTCAGGGAAATAATTTTGATTGTTAGATACGTGTCCTTATTTTTTTCAAGACCGCTAGGAAAAAATGTAAAATTTTATAAATTCTCAAAAATTAAATCAGAAACATTCAGGTATCGATACTATAGAGTCTAATAATCATATCCCTTGgtttattatgttttctaaaaaatcatTCACTattatcattatgaaaatattttacaGTCAacctctaaacctatatctagaTTACCCATATCACAATATTTGCCATTATAAagataatctaaagtaaccccataatctttatctaaattatccatacaCGTCATTATAAAAAGTAACTTCAAATACCATTTTAAATTTATATCAAAATTACCCATGTATgtcttttttaaaaataatctaaattaaacacctaaatcttagtCTAACTATATGCAcgttcattataaaaaaatgtaaaaactaaactaatatatgattttaaattacctatttatatcattataaatatagaaatactaagttaaggtaaaTATGCATGATTGATGTCagcatgtagaccatttatacatgcacGGGAAGAAgtgataaaaaatattgatcttcatgttaaatataatttatggagtgatgcaaagtgaaaaaagtATGAACGTAGATGGAAAGGTgctagagtaattactaactaaaatccaATCACAACTATATAAGTGTTTTGTAAGAATATTATGGCAGAAACGTCCAAAGAAACGTCCAaattaaactggcttaagtgtgctaaccATTCTCTTAATGGTTAATCCAGTCAATACACATTTAAAACGGTGTAATCTGACAGTCCGCCGGGTCAAGCCCGATTCAACCACTGAATATCTCGATCGAAACAAtatgcaacaagtctcacacgaaggtgagcgcagaTGATACAACATGGTATTTCAGTTTACAAATATAGAATTCACGAATTAATTTACAAGCCAAGTTCGAAATACTTAGGTAGATTACAAACTAGAGTTTTTGCATAAAACACAACAGAAGACTAATACGATAAAGTTCGAACAAAGATACATGACGAAGACATGAGCAGCCCGAcaacatgtcatccaacacAAGACCGCCTCTAGGCGAGGTCGGAAGCCACTCAACCCACCACCCTTCAGGTAAAGGACGGCCATCCCAAGGTAGACTAGCACTCATTTCATGAAAAGTTTCATCGGTAGCACCTGAAAGTAATCAACAAGCAAAGCTGaatatactaatacttcacaagtcttacccgactatggtatatacttagacgactcctagtatgcaaggcttttggctgcgggtttgttttgccaaaagcaactaaaaGTGGATCATTCAAAACTTTTTAGCGTTGAATAAAATAATTGATTAGACAACAACATCATTAACATTCACATTTTCTTccattccacttcttactacgatgtgacacaatgatcaaggttctcttaaccgAGAGCGGTGGCGAATCGATTCGATTTAATAACCTTGAAAGGTGGACCTatacacacgacatatgcatgCCCCGTCGAGCTGCATATGGCAAACGGTTCCCTTTGAGAGCGATAGCATTTGAGAACTCCTACGACCCTCAAGTACTAATCACCACCGGTACCTTCCCGAGCTAGACAtgagttactgactagcacATGAATAGGAAACAGGACCAACTCAATCTACAATCACGCAATATGATACTAGGTTTTATTAGTTTCAACTACTTCTTACTTCCGGCATGTAGATAGTACAATTCAAACTCGATCAATAGAGCCAACAATGGGCGGGCATTAATTGACACAGGTGGACCGCAACCAATAACAATAATATCACAATTTCTATCTCCGCTCGGTCTCCAACTTTTCTCTTTTGAACCGTTCATTTCAGGATTTATCCATAACAAGTAGGAGCCTATATCTCGCAAATGATagacaatcactcgacttctaccatTCCTAATTAAGCATGGCATTTGAATTTGGGAGTCctagggatcatgcaactaaggtttcattcaactcctaggaacTTAATACATAAAAGTAAAATACGTAAGTAATAACATTGTATAGTTTTGGAATTAGTGATCATGCTCCGGTGCTTGCCTTCCAAACTGTCCTTGGGATTCTGAACCTTGGTTTAGGTCTTGTGGCGTTTCAACTTGAGAGGCTTCGAGCTGTTCACTCTCAGACGCGACGATCAATTCATACAAATCGTCGGCTAGCGGGTTATCTACATAACAATGCAtatgtatgagttgattgaaagACGATGACACATGCATAACAAAAATTATTAGATACATTTATTTGTTTAATTTAAATCTTAATGACCCTAATTAAAACCAGGGATGTTGCAAATGTTAAATAAATAAGAGAATCGTacataaataattttgataaTTAACTACGGGGTCtaatttgtaaataattttCTAGTACAATGGCCCTTCAAGTTATTGGCTCGTGCAGGGGCACGAGTTGATGGGCTAGTAGATACAATTGGTATGTTGAGATTTGCACCTAAAACTTGGAGCATTTATATGATGAGTGCATGCATAGTTAAACCAACGTTCATTTGTTCCGAACTTGAAACCAAAACACAGTCCTCCACTCAAAATCAAGGCTATGGTCGCCGATGAGGTAAAttttcacacacacacacacatagagAGAGAGGAACAGATCCAACGTGAGGGCTGGGAGCTCCATGGGATCCATTGGGGGTAGGGGCTCCAGCCCCCCCAGCTCCCCTACAATTTTCATACGTGCTCGTTGCAGCTTCTTGCGTCTGTGTTCGACTACAACCTACAGGCCAAATAGTAGCAGCTTGGTTGCAAGGCAAAGCAACTTTGAAATAGCTTGTTGTAGTAACTATTGGCTAGCTACAACTATAGCGCCAGCACTACCGAGAAGGCCCTTCATACTCGgttgaagaagaggaagaagaaaataagaagaaagagaggagggaggaacaATAAGGGGCTCCTTTTTTCAAGTCCTAGATCCACCCCTGGCCAGACACACACACCATCGTTGCTATAGTTCACGACTTCTTGTTTGCATAGAGGCTGAGGGCGAAAACctttttattctattatttaaAAAGCAACTTTTGTTTTAGTAGATCCAAAACATTTCTTGTGGAACCCTCTCATCCAAACATTATCAAACtatgaaaaattaaaaaaacgaATTGATGACATAAGAACCTCAAAAGGCTTGAGAAGATCAAGATCAACCTCAAACTTTTAGGCTCAGTATATCCGTGGTGAGTACATGAACTTAACACCactagaaaagaaaagatgtgTTAGCAGAAATTTGAGATAAAACCTCGAGAAATTAGAGGCTTGCGCTCACCTTGATGGCCTGATCCCACAATCAGACCCACGGTAAATCCTAAAAGTTGGTGTGCCATATCTTTCGAGTTCCAATTTTCCAAACACCAGTTGAAATTGAAACACTCAGGTCAGCCTCCAACCTCTCACCGTAGTGAGTTAAGTGACTGTATCGCAAGCGGTTATGGCTCGGGCCAGACCAGGGACGTGCACCCTCGGAAATTAAGGACGTGATTGGTTTATGTATCTGCCCAGCCTAGCCCGTATCTCAGAGCCAGGCCCCCATGGGACAGGCTAAATGCGTGCAAGAGGTTCATGTTTGGTTGCCTGCCTTCCTCTAGCCTGGCTCACTGGGGACAATGATTGGTTACCAGCACTGTATAGAAAGAACAAGATTACCATGCAGACCATCCATGATTGATTGCCTGCATTCATGTGGTTCGGTTACCTACTGCGTGAGGTGGTGAGGATACCCAACGACTTGTGCTAAAGATTTTTCTACCAAAGCTTACAGCATGCTCCGATGGAAAAGGATAATAACAATAACCTAATTCAAACTTATGCCATTTATACATGTGAAATCAAACTTGTTCTTCAACTTATGCTTGCCATTGAACTTGTTATCTCTTTCTAACTTGAGACTGGTAGGCTTCTACCGCAATTATGCACAAAGaacgaaacatttttttttactttctatCTAAGAGAAAACAAACCaacgtgaaaaaaaaatctgagcaCCAAGAACTTGACTTTTTACCTCTGAGCAAACAAAGACCTCAGATCCAGTTGTGTCCTTGCACggttgaaaaagaaaagcaagggaTTTGCGTCTAACGGAAGGGAAAGGGCGTGAATGCTAAATCGGATGAGGAACAGCAAAGTTAAGGAGAATCCACTTGCTTGTGCGCAGGGGTAGAACGGAGGAATCACCACTGCAAAAAAAGAGCGGAGGGGAGAAGAGATAAGAGCAATAGCAGAGAGGAGGTGAGAAGGGAATAGAGCAATTTCTCGAAAAAAGAAGAGAACAAAGCAGAAGGCACGAGAGAAGAAGAGACCGGGGAGATCCCCACCTAAGCGAGAGAGCAGAGAATGGCAAGCGAACAAGAATGGCGGGTGGCGGTGAAGCAGAGAGAGGATGGATGGCGGGAAAGGAGACGGTAACGTTAATTCTTCCGCCTGTTCTGCTCGTGCACGCGCCAACCTCTTTCGGCTCACCTCACATGCGCACGCTGCACCGCTTGAGCCTGGCTCCGGGGAAACGTCCAACTTCTTCGTATCGCGGGAGCCTGGCTGAGCGGCGATTTTGCACTCCACGGGCCAGGTCTAACCCCTAGTGCAGCCAACCAAACTAAGCCAACTTGCATCCCGCAGGCCTGGCCAACCCAAATTCACCCAACCAATCACCCCCCAAGCCAAAACCAACGGGATGGAGATGGATCCGGCCGCGGCAGGGCGCATGTGCGCCCGCATCTTTTCTTTAATCCGTGCAGCTAAACCGTGAGCTGTTCCTGCGCGCAATAATCACCTGGGCCAGCCTTTCCTTTCCTTCCCCACCATTCATCCATCCATCCTCTCGATCGCGTCGAGCGCGCACACCGCTGGGTTGGGCGCTGCGGCTGCCGGCCCCACCTCGCCACCGGTGGCGTTCGCCCGGCCTTTTCCGCCCCCTTTTCGCTGTTCGGCAGCTCAGCCCCGGCGAGCACCGCCGAGGGACAGCCGCAAGCCGGCAAAGGCCCTCCCCCTCCTTTGCTTTGTCTCCATCTCTGctcgtgtaatcctactagctCTTACGGCCCTACGGGACAAGCGACATGTTGGCGCCGTGGCGCGTGTGTGGTGGTCTGGGTTGGACGGGACCTGGTTCATTGGTTGTGGTGTGTACTCCCACGCCAACGGCTGGATCGGGACGCAGGCGCAGGTGTCATCTCTGTCCTGTGTCCTTGTCTACTCGAGCTCGTCTGCTCGATTTACTACTGGGTGGTGGATCGTGGCGTGGTAGCAGCAGCAACCACGGCAAAGTTGGCAGCATAGTGTTCCAGCATCAATGTACCATGTCATGGTCGACTGTGCCCGTGTGAGAGCGCGAGGAGATTTCGTGTTTTCTTTACGCCCAAGTTGGAGTTAGCAAATCCGTTTGATTGCCGCCATGTGCGCGCTCCCCTAGGTGAACACCGCCGCCCGGCTCCGGGTAAAACACCCGGCCACATGGGCATGGTGATACTTATATATacacgcgcgcgcgcagggGCTTCCGGCCCCGGGAGACAGTACAGTACATACGCGAGGCGAGCCGGCGAGGGGAAATCGAGTaacgggcgccgggcggcacCGTCTGACCTGCCAAATTGTCCGACCCCCCGGGCCCCGGGGCTCTCGCCgttttttccctttcctttgAGGTCCCTTGGCCATCCCATCCCTTCGCTTCCACGCACCAATCTTGTCCCGGCGCCTGCCAAGTCCAGGAACAGGTTACAGGTGTGGGGGGAGCCGGGCAGAGCAGCAGAAGCACTAGCGGGCAGCAGCGCTTGCCGACTGAcgccaatggcggctccttccgcgcgcctgctgctgctctcccTGCTCGGGTTCTGCGTCGCGCTCAGCCACCAggagtcgtcgtcctcgtcgtcgacggACTCGTGCGGCGCGGCGAAGCTCGCGGTCGCCAGCCTCGTGCCCTTCGACTCCACGGCCTTCCGCTGCGTCGCCGCCTGGAAGCAGCAGGACTTCGTCCTCAGGGTACGCCCGCCCGCCTCACGCATTATTCCGATTCCTCAATTTCGTTTCCTCTACAAAGTCAGTGCTCAACGCTCGCTGCTGGGAGTTCCTCGGATTCGTTCCAGATCCCGATGCCAATGCACTGCTCCAGAGCTCGCTCGGAGTAGGTAGTCGATCTGAGAGAGCTCACccgatctgatccgaattgttgttgttgtgttgcCAACCCGTGCGTGTCGCCAGTACAAGAACACGGCGCCGAGCGAGTGGAGCTTCGTCCTCTCGGCGCCGGACAAGGGCTCGTACGTGGCGGTCGGCTTCTCGGGGAAGGGCGCCATGGTCGGGAGCAGCGCCGTCGTCGGGTGGGCGTCCAACGGCAAGGGCACCGTGAAGCAGTACTACCTCGACGGGAAGAGCCCCGACGACGTCGCCCCGAACAGGGGCCTCCTCAAGCTCGTCAAGAACAAGTCCGTCGTCGTCTCCCACTCCGGCCGCCTCTACGTCGCCTTCCAGCTCAGCACCGACTACCCGCAGCCGTACCTGATCTTCGCCGTCGGGCCGGACGGCAACCTGCCGCCGTCCAGCACCCTGCGGCTGCCGATGCACCAGAACATGGCCTCCCGCGCCTTCAACTACACCTCCGGTATGTACTAGCCATTTTTTTCCTCCAATTGGCATGCCACCAAATGCGTGAGCGTGACAGAGGATGCCGTTCATTTTCGCCCTGCGCAGGGATATCTTCCAacgccggcggctccggcgacaACGCGGCGTTCCCGCCGGAGGGGAAGCACGGGCTGCTGGCCATGATGGGGTGGGGCGTGCTGATGCCCATCGGCATGATCACCGCCCGCTACTTCCGGCAGCTGGACCCGTGCTGGTTCTACACCCACATGGCCATCCAGGTGTCCGGCTTCGCCATCGGCATCGCGGCCGTCGTCCTCGGCTTCCGCCTCAACGAGGACGGGCTCAAGAACGTGGACGTGCACAAGGCGCTCGGCATCGCCATCCTGGCCATGGCGTCGCTCCAGGTACGCCTCTAGCAGTCACTAATGCAGAAAGGGAAATTTTAGAACCTTCTCCGAGTTACTGCTAGTACTAAACAAGATTTAACAGTCTCTATAAAAACTCTAGCATGGGGAAAACTGAACATAAATGATGATAAGTCCGTACTAGTGTACACTTTCGGTCCCTTGGGCACATGCGTATGGTCTGGATTGGAATCTGCCGCGAGGCCAGCCTGGATAAACAGCATGGTGTTACAGGTTTGTTTGTAGTTGTTGACTGGTGGGAGTAATTAGGAGTGAAGTCTGAAGGAGTTGAGCATTTTCACATGCCCAGTGAAGCCACGCAATCAGAATAGAGGCTTCCATGCACGTTCGTTGACAACGGAGACCAGACCGCCAGGCAGTGCGCACCGCAGCGTTGCGTGCTCTTGAGCTGGCAGAAGATGGGTTCCAAGAAAGTGGCTGAAGTATCTAGCTCCGCACAGCCATGCTGAATTTCTTATGCTGTTTGGTATCTTCGGTTGCTGACAAAAAAAAGTGCTTCGAGTGAAAAAAGTTGACCTAGGGAAGGAAACTGCAGATTACCTATTTACCTGTCgcagggaaaaaaataaataataataataatcacTGCTGCTTTAGAAGAAGAAGGGATGGAGCACGTACGTGTCGACTGATGTTGCCTTTTTCGTTGCTGATGTGTTGTGGTTTGGTCTTGCAAAAATAGGTGATGGCGATTCTTGCGCGGCCGGACAAGACGTCCAAGGTGCGGCGGTTCTGGAACTGGTACCACCACAACATCGGGCGCGCGGCGATCCTGCTGGCCATCGGCAACATCTTCCTGGGCCTCTCCATCGCGCAGGAGACCAACGCCTACATCGTCTCCTACGGCGTCTTCGTCGCCGTGTGggtggtcgccgtcgccgccttcgaGATGAAGCGCTGCTACGCCGACGACGACTGATCCCGTCGCGCGCTCGCTCCACCCCGGCAGCAGCGGTACCGGTACATGACATTCTGAACAAGTGGCCATAGGACGAAACTGATGGACGTAcgcaaaaaagaaaactaaGCGTTCACGACCAGTGAAGTGAAGTgacacacacagacacacacacacctgtTCTTGTTCCTTAGCTCACAACTGGACAGTGCATTCGGAAGGCGTGCTTGGTCGGCTAAAATTTGTgggtttttttttgggggggggggggggggggggggggggtatagGATGTGAAGCAGGGGGGGCGGACTGCTGTTTCTAGCCTAGCTGGACGCTCTGATTCATATTTGTACATTGGTACATGGTCGTGTTTGTGTTGTATTTGTACCATTTTGGACGATAGCTTGTTCTTCACTTCCTTTTTTTCCGTTTCCACCGTGAATTGATCAATGATAGTACTATTTTGCTGATTCCTGAACATTGCTCTGAGATGGGCATCGCCTTGATGCGTCGTTTCACGGTTTCAGACGAGCAACAGCTGGAAGCTACTACGTGCTGTTCGAGTAACGTTGACTGCTGCGTGTGCACCAGCACCGACCACAAACAGAAAGATCAAGGCCGCATCTTGACGCTGGGCGGCGCCGGTCGCGGCGACATGCCGGACCGTGGCGCGGAGGCCGCAGTGCCGCACGGGTGGGTGCGTGCCGGGCTGGGGCCTCggagcgcgcgcggccgggcggGTCCGTGTCCGCTGGCAGCCGGGCTCGTGAGAACCACCTGATGGCGGGCACGTCCGGAACGCCAGCCGAcagccgccgctcctcctccaagGCCATAACCGGCCGGCACGTCCGCACGTACCGCGGGGACGCGCGGCGGGACGGCCGCGCCCCGTGCTTGAGCCCACGTCGCATGCAAAGGTTGCCGACGAGTCACATCGAGTCTCCGGCGAATGCTTCTCGCGGCCTCGAGGGCTCGTCGCCTTCAGAGTCACATCGAAATCACTGAAACGGCCAGTGTTTATCGAGGCTCATCGCCTTTCTGATCGTGGTGACTAGGATCCCTAATCCCTTTGACACCTTACCACGTGGCGCAGACGTTGTCACCACAAGTTCGAGCCCAGGTAA
This portion of the Setaria viridis chromosome 7, Setaria_viridis_v4.0, whole genome shotgun sequence genome encodes:
- the LOC140223276 gene encoding cytochrome b561 and DOMON domain-containing protein At3g07570, which encodes MAAPSARLLLLSLLGFCVALSHQESSSSSSTDSCGAAKLAVASLVPFDSTAFRCVAAWKQQDFVLRYKNTAPSEWSFVLSAPDKGSYVAVGFSGKGAMVGSSAVVGWASNGKGTVKQYYLDGKSPDDVAPNRGLLKLVKNKSVVVSHSGRLYVAFQLSTDYPQPYLIFAVGPDGNLPPSSTLRLPMHQNMASRAFNYTSGISSNAGGSGDNAAFPPEGKHGLLAMMGWGVLMPIGMITARYFRQLDPCWFYTHMAIQVSGFAIGIAAVVLGFRLNEDGLKNVDVHKALGIAILAMASLQVMAILARPDKTSKVRRFWNWYHHNIGRAAILLAIGNIFLGLSIAQETNAYIVSYGVFVAVWVVAVAAFEMKRCYADDD